One genomic window of Geoanaerobacter pelophilus includes the following:
- a CDS encoding zinc dependent phospholipase C family protein, whose protein sequence is MHALLFALLAVLAIPSSAFAWGGGTHLLLGTYALNNLSLLPSTIASIIGAYPNDFLYGCLAADITVGKKFTHFLLNCHRWRVGQKVLSHAATDQQKACAYGYLAHLAADTIAHNYYVPLQTIGSFSTLTLKHAYWEVRFDSFVDREIWETGKTVARDHFEDNDELLRSVVASTLFSFGTNKRIFNSIMLLTRLEKWQQAIRTLNEASRFSLEEGERDEFLELSKTAVLDVLGDMEGSCYLAADPTGERAITAAEGIRKNLRLLYRSGKISREDANSQVEEIGNKLRDAICDPDLLREILAAA, encoded by the coding sequence ATGCACGCTCTCCTGTTCGCGCTGCTTGCAGTTCTGGCCATACCCTCTTCGGCATTTGCCTGGGGAGGGGGAACCCACCTCCTGCTAGGCACATACGCCCTGAATAATCTTTCTCTGCTCCCGTCAACCATAGCTTCTATCATTGGCGCATATCCCAACGATTTTCTCTACGGCTGCCTGGCCGCTGATATCACGGTAGGGAAAAAGTTCACTCATTTCCTGCTGAACTGCCATCGCTGGCGTGTCGGCCAGAAAGTCCTGAGCCATGCCGCTACCGACCAGCAAAAGGCCTGTGCTTATGGCTATCTGGCGCATCTGGCGGCAGACACCATCGCCCACAACTACTATGTCCCGTTGCAGACAATCGGCAGTTTTTCCACCCTTACCCTGAAGCACGCTTACTGGGAAGTGAGATTCGACAGCTTCGTTGATCGCGAGATCTGGGAAACTGGCAAGACCGTGGCGCGGGATCATTTTGAAGACAACGACGAACTGCTCAGAAGCGTCGTTGCCAGCACCCTGTTCTCGTTTGGTACCAACAAGCGGATTTTTAATTCCATTATGCTGCTGACCCGTCTGGAAAAGTGGCAGCAAGCGATCCGAACGCTCAACGAGGCTTCCCGGTTCAGCCTGGAAGAAGGCGAGCGGGATGAATTCCTCGAACTCTCCAAAACAGCGGTTCTTGATGTTCTCGGCGACATGGAAGGGTCGTGTTACCTGGCAGCAGACCCCACCGGTGAACGAGCCATCACAGCAGCAGAGGGGATCAGAAAAAATCTGCGGCTGCTTTACCGAAGCGGTAAAATTTCCAGGGAAGACGCCAACTCGCAGGTCGAGGAGATCGGTAACAAGCTACGCGATGCAATCTGCGACCCTGACCTGCTCAGGGAGATTCTGGCGGCAGCGTGA
- the coaBC gene encoding bifunctional phosphopantothenoylcysteine decarboxylase/phosphopantothenate--cysteine ligase CoaBC: MLKGKIVILGVTGGIAAYKAVELLRLLTKAGAVVHVIMTKAATEFVAPLTFQTLSGNPVHLELFNLISEQEIGHISLADRADLFLVAPATANFIGKVANGIADDLLTTTIMATKAPVLIAPAMNCNMFDNPIYQENEQKLRSSGYRFVDPVTGQLACGWEGKGKMQEPVVICEAAIALLARQDLAGETVLVTAGPTREEIDPVRFVSNHSSGKMGYAIARAARRRGAKVILVSGPVCLESPYGVETVRVKTAVEMRDAVMSRVAEAGIVVKSAAVADYRPVKRAGSKIKKSDGALSIELEKNPDILAEIGQSKQGAIVVGFAAETDDLLANAGKKLEKKNLDMIVANDIGEPGAGFDLDTNIVRILYRDGRVEEPGIMSKDNLADFIIDRILLLKSRSSD; the protein is encoded by the coding sequence ATGCTGAAAGGTAAAATAGTAATCCTCGGGGTGACCGGCGGTATTGCCGCCTACAAGGCGGTTGAGCTGCTGCGCCTGCTGACCAAGGCCGGCGCCGTGGTGCATGTCATCATGACCAAAGCGGCCACCGAGTTTGTGGCACCGCTTACCTTTCAGACCCTTTCCGGCAATCCGGTCCATCTGGAGCTGTTCAACCTGATTTCCGAGCAGGAGATCGGCCACATCTCTCTGGCTGATCGGGCTGATCTGTTTCTGGTGGCTCCGGCAACGGCAAATTTCATCGGCAAGGTTGCCAATGGCATCGCCGATGACCTGCTCACCACAACGATCATGGCGACCAAGGCCCCGGTGCTGATTGCGCCGGCCATGAACTGCAATATGTTTGATAACCCGATCTACCAGGAAAACGAACAGAAACTGCGCAGCAGCGGCTACCGGTTTGTTGATCCGGTTACCGGTCAGCTCGCCTGCGGCTGGGAAGGCAAAGGGAAGATGCAGGAGCCTGTCGTAATTTGCGAGGCGGCAATAGCTCTCCTCGCCAGGCAGGACCTGGCCGGGGAAACCGTGCTGGTGACGGCCGGTCCCACCAGGGAAGAGATCGACCCGGTGCGTTTTGTCAGCAACCACTCTTCCGGTAAGATGGGATATGCCATTGCCCGCGCAGCAAGGCGCAGAGGGGCAAAGGTAATTCTGGTCAGCGGTCCGGTATGCCTTGAGTCGCCTTACGGCGTGGAAACGGTGCGGGTAAAAACGGCAGTTGAAATGCGCGATGCCGTTATGTCGCGGGTAGCCGAGGCCGGCATCGTGGTCAAGTCTGCGGCAGTGGCGGATTACCGGCCGGTAAAGCGAGCCGGATCGAAAATAAAGAAATCGGACGGGGCGCTCTCAATCGAACTGGAAAAGAATCCCGATATCCTGGCAGAGATCGGCCAATCGAAACAAGGGGCGATCGTGGTGGGGTTTGCTGCTGAGACTGACGATTTGCTGGCCAATGCCGGGAAAAAGCTGGAAAAGAAGAATCTGGATATGATTGTTGCCAACGATATCGGTGAGCCGGGGGCAGGGTTTGATCTGGATACCAATATTGTGCGGATTCTTTATCGGGATGGGAGAGTCGAGGAGCCGGGGATAATGTCCAAGGATAATCTGGCTGACTTCATCATCGATCGAATCCTGCTTTTGAAGAGCCGGAGCAGTGATTGA
- a CDS encoding MBL fold metallo-hydrolase, protein MPDLLETLIVGSLGVNCLIIDCGNGEGVVVDPGAEPGRVIAAVNRSKLKITHIINTHGHFDHVGGNKALLEATGAKLMIHAADEAQLVRAAEVSTMYGLMAENSPMPDMHLEDGMVVTVGTTAIKVIHTPGHTPGGCSLYFADRNLVLTGDTLFADSVGRTDLPGGSHDTLIASIKNKLFALPDDTVVIPGHGPSTTIGKEKRENEWLR, encoded by the coding sequence ATGCCTGATTTGCTGGAAACGCTGATTGTCGGTTCTCTGGGGGTCAACTGCCTGATCATTGATTGCGGCAACGGCGAGGGGGTTGTGGTCGATCCCGGGGCCGAGCCGGGGAGGGTCATTGCTGCCGTCAATCGGAGCAAACTCAAGATCACTCATATTATCAACACCCATGGTCATTTTGACCATGTTGGCGGTAACAAGGCGTTGCTGGAAGCGACCGGGGCAAAGCTGATGATTCATGCAGCTGATGAAGCACAGCTGGTGCGGGCTGCCGAGGTTTCAACCATGTACGGCCTGATGGCGGAAAATTCCCCGATGCCGGACATGCACCTTGAAGACGGCATGGTTGTGACTGTCGGCACTACTGCCATAAAGGTGATCCACACCCCCGGTCACACCCCTGGTGGCTGCTCCCTTTATTTTGCCGACCGGAACCTGGTTCTCACCGGCGACACCCTTTTTGCCGATTCAGTCGGACGTACTGATCTTCCCGGGGGATCGCACGATACGTTGATTGCATCGATTAAAAACAAACTTTTTGCTCTTCCCGATGATACTGTGGTGATTCCCGGTCATGGACCCTCGACCACCATCGGCAAAGAAAAGAGAGAAAACGAGTGGCTACGTTAG
- the ptsP gene encoding phosphoenolpyruvate--protein phosphotransferase: MHHEHEAIGLRTLEDISGLILHSHDLQETLDNIVNLVARRMKSDVCSIYLLEHDGETLTLQASKGLAKSAIGKITMKISEGLTGLVVEQRGVVNIENAPAHPRYKYFKETGEEKFTSFLGVPLFERKTPVGVIVVQTKEARSFTQHEISTIATIAYQISSIVINAKLLDSVRSKEEERAFFERELARAQQEAVGKERQPAKNGKEQRRSMTGSSASPGFCWGKLYILDHQGERKGTRTAIKVLSRGEEKKRFLVALEKAKIQTLYMEKRVAATLSKEDAAIFHSHLMIMEDRGVTARIIEAIDSDCGAVAAVESVIDHYVTAFSNMEDPYLRQRSADMLDIGRRIIDCLEGKESRTRLRDKKIIVADDILPSDMATLNTDKVLGIITEKGDVNSHAAIMARSLGIPAVLGIEGLLKTVRPRDEVIIDGTSGHIYINPDAGIKTEYERLQRDHSQRQRELEGMRDLPAITTDGCRMNLRANIGLLSDIKVALANGAAGVGLYRTEFPYMARKSFPNRGEQFEIYKKILEGFSGFPVNIRTLDIGGDKGLPYFDYPKEDNPFMGWRSIRVSLDRQDIFRDQLAAVLMASVHGQASLMFPMVSGIDEIRQIKEIIGEVCLELHRAGIPYSQEMQLGIMIELPAAVQTAHILIHEVDYFSIGTNDLIQYTMAADRNNPKVKRYYDPFHPAVLHAIKRVVDVATAEEKPVSICGEMASIPIAAVLLLGMGITDFSLSAPAIPVIKQVIRKVSLETAREVAAHALSLESASSIHSYLEIITSELGL, from the coding sequence ATGCACCACGAACATGAGGCAATCGGCCTGCGCACCCTGGAAGATATCAGCGGACTGATCCTCCATTCCCACGATCTCCAGGAGACTCTCGACAATATCGTCAATCTGGTTGCCAGAAGGATGAAAAGCGATGTCTGCTCAATTTACCTGTTGGAGCATGACGGGGAAACCTTGACTCTGCAGGCATCAAAAGGCCTTGCAAAATCCGCGATCGGCAAGATCACCATGAAGATCTCCGAGGGTCTCACTGGCTTGGTTGTTGAGCAGCGCGGCGTGGTCAACATCGAGAATGCGCCGGCCCATCCGCGCTACAAGTATTTCAAGGAAACCGGCGAAGAAAAGTTCACCTCATTTCTGGGGGTACCGCTGTTTGAGAGAAAAACGCCGGTCGGGGTCATTGTTGTTCAGACCAAAGAAGCCAGGAGCTTCACCCAGCACGAAATAAGCACCATTGCCACCATCGCCTACCAGATCTCCAGTATCGTCATCAATGCCAAGCTGCTTGATTCGGTGCGATCAAAGGAAGAAGAGCGGGCGTTTTTTGAGCGCGAATTGGCAAGAGCACAGCAGGAAGCGGTTGGTAAAGAGCGCCAGCCTGCGAAAAACGGCAAGGAACAACGCCGGTCCATGACCGGCTCTTCGGCATCCCCCGGCTTCTGCTGGGGCAAGCTCTATATTTTGGATCACCAGGGGGAACGAAAAGGAACACGGACGGCGATAAAAGTCCTCTCCCGGGGAGAAGAAAAAAAGCGCTTTCTGGTTGCCTTGGAAAAGGCCAAAATCCAGACGCTTTACATGGAAAAACGGGTCGCTGCAACCCTTTCCAAGGAAGACGCCGCCATCTTCCACTCCCACTTGATGATCATGGAAGACCGGGGGGTCACCGCCCGGATCATCGAGGCGATCGACAGTGATTGCGGGGCGGTAGCGGCAGTGGAAAGTGTCATCGACCACTATGTCACGGCATTTTCCAACATGGAAGACCCTTACCTGCGCCAGAGATCGGCCGACATGCTCGACATCGGGCGGAGGATCATCGACTGTCTTGAAGGGAAAGAGTCCCGCACCCGGCTCCGGGACAAAAAGATCATTGTCGCCGACGACATCCTCCCCTCGGATATGGCAACCCTGAACACCGACAAGGTGCTCGGCATTATCACCGAAAAGGGGGACGTGAACTCCCACGCCGCCATAATGGCCCGGTCGCTCGGCATTCCGGCAGTGCTGGGGATCGAAGGGCTGCTGAAAACAGTGCGCCCTAGGGATGAGGTGATCATTGACGGCACCTCCGGCCATATCTACATCAACCCCGATGCCGGCATAAAAACCGAATACGAAAGGCTGCAGCGAGACCACAGCCAGCGGCAGCGTGAACTGGAAGGGATGCGCGATCTTCCGGCCATAACAACCGATGGCTGCCGGATGAATCTCCGGGCAAACATCGGCTTGCTGTCCGACATCAAGGTAGCCTTGGCCAACGGTGCCGCCGGGGTGGGACTCTACCGGACCGAATTCCCGTACATGGCAAGGAAATCCTTTCCCAACCGGGGTGAACAGTTCGAAATCTACAAAAAAATCCTGGAAGGATTCAGCGGCTTTCCGGTCAACATCCGGACCCTGGACATCGGAGGAGACAAAGGGCTCCCCTACTTCGACTATCCCAAGGAAGACAACCCGTTCATGGGGTGGCGCTCCATCAGGGTCTCACTGGACCGGCAGGACATCTTCCGTGACCAGCTGGCAGCAGTCCTGATGGCATCGGTACATGGCCAGGCAAGTCTGATGTTTCCCATGGTTTCCGGGATCGACGAAATCAGGCAAATAAAGGAGATCATCGGCGAGGTTTGTCTGGAGTTGCACCGTGCCGGAATTCCCTATTCCCAGGAGATGCAGCTGGGAATCATGATCGAGCTTCCGGCGGCCGTGCAGACGGCCCATATACTGATACACGAAGTGGACTATTTCAGCATCGGCACCAACGACCTTATCCAGTACACCATGGCGGCCGACCGCAACAATCCGAAGGTGAAGCGCTATTATGACCCGTTCCACCCGGCGGTTCTCCACGCAATCAAGCGGGTTGTGGACGTGGCAACCGCTGAAGAGAAACCGGTATCGATCTGCGGCGAAATGGCCTCCATCCCGATAGCAGCAGTACTGCTGCTGGGGATGGGAATTACCGATTTCAGCCTTTCCGCACCCGCCATCCCGGTAATAAAGCAGGTAATCAGGAAGGTCTCGCTGGAAACGGCCCGGGAAGTAGCGGCCCATGCCCTGTCCCTGGAAAGCGCCAGCAGCATCCATTCCTACCTGGAGATCATCACGTCCGAGCTAGGCCTTTGA
- a CDS encoding 3'-5' exoribonuclease YhaM family protein produces the protein MSKLFVSAIKDRDPVDSVFLVKDKIAAMAKNGKPYMTLRLMDKSGEVEARVWDNVDQLGAMFDKDDFIAVRGKATVYLGKMQLVVAELKRVPENAVELADFLPTTARDIAEMEAELAAVVATLADRYLSQLMKAFLADSDFMSGYRVAPAAKGMHHVYLGGLLEHSLAVAKLVDTITPLYAPLNRDLLIVGALLHDIGKVREMVYLRSFDYTDEGKLIGHITIGVEMIQEKIIAIPGFPPETAILLKHMMLSHHGQYEYGSPKRPKTIEATILNYLDDLDAKINGIRTHIGKEPESQSRWSSYHKLYDRYFYKDSPDNGQEALAVAPEPEPEPVRNTPPAVDREKKGFHNNPFTKLNNENLDLF, from the coding sequence GTGAGCAAGCTTTTTGTTTCCGCCATAAAGGACCGTGATCCGGTCGATTCGGTGTTCCTGGTCAAGGACAAGATCGCTGCGATGGCTAAGAACGGCAAACCGTACATGACCCTGCGGCTTATGGACAAGAGCGGAGAGGTCGAAGCCAGGGTCTGGGACAATGTGGATCAGCTCGGCGCCATGTTCGACAAGGACGATTTTATTGCCGTTCGCGGCAAGGCAACGGTCTATCTCGGCAAGATGCAGCTGGTTGTCGCCGAATTGAAACGGGTTCCGGAAAACGCGGTCGAACTTGCCGATTTCCTCCCCACGACAGCCCGGGACATTGCCGAGATGGAAGCGGAGCTTGCGGCAGTGGTGGCAACGCTCGCTGATCGTTACCTGAGCCAGCTGATGAAGGCGTTTCTGGCTGACAGCGATTTCATGTCCGGATACCGGGTTGCTCCGGCAGCCAAAGGGATGCACCATGTCTATCTCGGCGGCCTCCTCGAACATTCCCTGGCTGTTGCCAAGCTGGTTGACACCATTACCCCGCTGTACGCTCCGCTCAACCGCGATCTGCTGATTGTCGGCGCTTTGCTGCACGACATCGGCAAAGTCAGGGAGATGGTCTATCTCCGCTCGTTTGATTATACCGATGAAGGGAAGCTGATCGGCCATATCACCATCGGTGTGGAGATGATCCAGGAAAAGATCATCGCCATTCCGGGGTTCCCGCCTGAGACGGCGATCCTCCTCAAGCATATGATGCTTTCGCATCATGGCCAGTATGAATATGGCTCGCCGAAGCGCCCCAAGACCATTGAGGCGACGATCCTCAATTATCTCGACGATCTTGACGCCAAGATCAATGGCATCAGGACTCACATCGGCAAGGAGCCGGAGAGCCAGTCACGGTGGAGTTCCTACCACAAGCTGTATGACCGGTATTTTTACAAGGATTCGCCCGATAATGGCCAGGAAGCCCTGGCTGTTGCTCCAGAACCTGAGCCGGAGCCGGTCCGGAATACGCCGCCGGCTGTTGATCGAGAAAAGAAAGGGTTTCACAATAATCCTTTCACCAAATTGAATAACGAAAATCTGGATCTTTTTTGA
- the mscL gene encoding large conductance mechanosensitive channel protein MscL codes for MSVLQEFKAFAVKGNVVDLAVGVIIGGAFGKIVTSFVSDVVMPPLGLLMGKVNFSDLFVDLSGKGFTTLKAAKDAGAPVISYGLFINTIIDFVIIAFVIFMVIKQINRFRKEPAPAPPNTKDCPFCCVAIPLAAKRCPQCTSALE; via the coding sequence ATGTCAGTGCTGCAGGAGTTCAAGGCCTTTGCCGTCAAAGGTAACGTGGTTGACCTGGCTGTCGGTGTCATTATTGGCGGGGCCTTCGGCAAAATCGTTACTTCCTTTGTCAGTGACGTAGTCATGCCCCCTTTAGGGCTGCTCATGGGGAAAGTGAATTTCTCCGATCTCTTTGTCGACCTCTCCGGCAAGGGGTTTACCACGCTGAAAGCCGCCAAGGACGCCGGTGCGCCGGTTATCAGTTACGGCTTGTTCATCAATACCATCATTGATTTTGTGATTATCGCCTTTGTTATTTTCATGGTGATCAAGCAGATCAACCGGTTCAGGAAAGAGCCGGCACCGGCACCCCCCAATACCAAGGATTGTCCTTTCTGCTGCGTGGCCATCCCGCTCGCAGCCAAACGCTGTCCGCAATGCACCTCGGCGCTGGAATAA
- a CDS encoding PaaI family thioesterase, which translates to MYEAIYDRPVTAGEALPFALPGWIACAPFEEYLEMTIEEAGAGRAVLTMPFRVKHAQGKGLMHGGAVTSLGDTAVAMAIKSLLPVDTNFVTTELSLKFHAAVVGGGLKAVATAEQLDERSFKGVAELFDLQGVKVATFTALFKIPRSKA; encoded by the coding sequence ATGTATGAAGCAATATACGACAGGCCGGTGACTGCCGGAGAGGCGCTACCCTTTGCTCTCCCTGGCTGGATTGCCTGCGCGCCGTTTGAAGAGTACCTGGAGATGACCATTGAAGAGGCCGGCGCAGGGAGAGCCGTGCTTACCATGCCTTTCAGGGTAAAGCATGCCCAGGGGAAAGGGTTGATGCACGGTGGAGCAGTTACTTCCCTTGGCGACACGGCGGTTGCCATGGCGATCAAGAGCTTGCTGCCGGTTGATACCAATTTCGTCACTACCGAACTGTCGCTCAAATTCCATGCAGCGGTTGTCGGCGGCGGCTTAAAAGCGGTGGCAACAGCGGAACAGCTTGATGAACGGAGCTTCAAAGGGGTGGCGGAGCTGTTTGATCTCCAGGGGGTGAAGGTGGCAACCTTCACCGCCCTGTTCAAGATCCCGAGGTCAAAGGCCTAG
- a CDS encoding uracil-DNA glycosylase, giving the protein MSNTLIQNTANVKGAVAGVAEEAESVLASVKAYLADLSESGVDELPLTVSPLVSAAERDMLLGPPPDIIDGMAGAETLDMIRLDLGDCRRCQLGNTRTNLVFGVGNPNARLVFVGEGPGRDEDLQGEPFVGEAGKLLTKIIEAMGLTRSDVYICNVVKCRPPQNRDPLPSEIEACSSFMLRQVKAINPSAIVALGKFAAQTLLGVKTPISRLRGAFQDYHGIPLMPTFHPAALLRDPALKRDVWEDMKQVMKKIGMELPAQKTGAAGVEQP; this is encoded by the coding sequence ATGTCTAATACCTTAATTCAAAATACCGCTAATGTAAAGGGAGCTGTGGCTGGTGTCGCCGAAGAGGCGGAATCGGTACTTGCTTCGGTAAAGGCATACCTTGCAGACCTCAGTGAAAGCGGAGTGGACGAACTTCCCCTCACCGTTTCTCCGCTGGTCTCTGCAGCGGAACGTGACATGTTACTTGGTCCGCCGCCTGATATCATTGACGGGATGGCGGGCGCTGAGACTCTCGACATGATCCGTCTTGATCTCGGAGATTGCCGGCGATGCCAGTTGGGGAACACCCGCACCAACCTGGTGTTCGGTGTCGGCAATCCCAATGCGCGCTTGGTTTTCGTTGGCGAGGGGCCGGGCCGGGACGAGGACCTGCAGGGAGAACCTTTCGTCGGCGAGGCTGGCAAGCTGTTGACCAAGATCATCGAGGCGATGGGGCTCACGCGAAGCGATGTTTATATCTGCAATGTTGTTAAATGCCGTCCGCCCCAGAACCGGGACCCGCTTCCTTCGGAGATCGAGGCTTGTTCGTCGTTTATGTTGCGGCAGGTCAAGGCGATCAACCCGTCGGCAATAGTCGCTCTGGGCAAGTTCGCAGCGCAGACCCTGCTTGGAGTCAAAACCCCGATTTCAAGGCTGCGGGGGGCTTTCCAGGATTATCACGGCATACCATTGATGCCGACCTTCCATCCGGCGGCCCTGCTGCGTGACCCGGCACTGAAGCGCGACGTCTGGGAGGATATGAAGCAGGTGATGAAGAAGATCGGGATGGAACTCCCTGCGCAAAAGACCGGTGCTGCTGGTGTCGAGCAACCGTGA
- a CDS encoding diguanylate cyclase gives MNDDSPLLHPFQHPILIVDDDNFMRTIIEASLKAAGYQVVTARNGHEALETFRGGYFPIVMTDWVMPEMDGLELCKAIRADDSGRYTYIILLTSQGSKNDLIAGLDAGADEYLVKPPHQQELLTRIKTGRRIIELESKLNDFARQVESLSLVDSLTGVFNRRYMEERIPSEIKRAYRYGRALSVIMISIDCLDQMITTNGFLAGDLLLKSSAGCLLESVRKEIDWIARYSEDRFVAVLPETDAQGAMILAKRLKIRIGSQVLANLKSELKVSTSIGVSGFTPTGEKEGFSMQMLLTKAEDCLSQSIAEGGDAIKGVQIK, from the coding sequence ATGAATGACGACTCTCCATTGTTGCACCCGTTCCAGCATCCAATACTGATTGTTGACGACGATAATTTCATGAGAACCATCATCGAGGCGAGTCTCAAGGCTGCAGGGTATCAGGTGGTCACCGCCCGGAACGGTCATGAGGCGCTGGAGACCTTCCGGGGTGGTTATTTCCCCATTGTCATGACCGACTGGGTAATGCCGGAGATGGATGGCCTGGAACTGTGCAAGGCGATTCGTGCCGATGATTCTGGACGGTACACCTACATCATCCTGCTCACCTCGCAGGGGTCAAAGAATGACCTTATTGCCGGGCTGGACGCCGGGGCTGATGAATACCTGGTTAAACCTCCCCATCAACAGGAACTGTTGACCAGAATCAAGACCGGACGACGGATTATCGAGCTTGAGAGCAAGCTCAACGACTTTGCCCGGCAGGTTGAAAGTCTTTCGCTGGTCGATTCGCTGACTGGAGTTTTCAACCGGCGCTACATGGAAGAGCGGATTCCATCGGAGATCAAGCGGGCCTATCGCTATGGCCGTGCGCTGTCGGTGATCATGATCAGTATCGATTGCCTGGATCAGATGATTACGACTAATGGCTTTCTTGCTGGCGATCTGCTCCTCAAGAGCAGCGCCGGTTGCCTGCTCGAGTCGGTACGCAAGGAGATCGACTGGATTGCGCGTTACTCGGAAGACCGATTTGTTGCGGTACTGCCGGAGACCGATGCCCAGGGGGCCATGATTCTTGCCAAGAGGCTCAAGATCAGAATTGGCTCGCAGGTGTTGGCTAACCTTAAATCTGAGCTGAAAGTGTCCACCAGCATCGGCGTCTCAGGGTTTACCCCGACCGGAGAGAAGGAAGGGTTCAGTATGCAGATGTTGCTCACTAAGGCTGAGGACTGTCTGAGCCAATCGATTGCCGAGGGTGGCGACGCCATCAAAGGGGTCCAGATCAAATAG
- a CDS encoding endonuclease Q family protein, with amino-acid sequence MNYIADLHIHSPHSRATSKASSLAGLAGWAAVKGINVVGSGDFTHPAWINSLKEELEPAEPGFLRLKQGRVAPGALPDVAASPADVRFLLSAEVSCIYKRAGKVRKVHNLLYVPDVASAERVNSRLAAIGNVVSDGRPILGLDSRDLLEILLEEAPDGVLVPAHIWTPWFSIFGSKSGFDSVEECFGDLAHHVFALETGLSSDPAMNRLISRLDRFSLISNSDCHSPQKLGREANLFTTGFDYFSLWQAVRENSRKTFAATIEFFPEEGKYHADGHRECKVCLEPHESRRANGICPVCGRGLTIGVQHRLLELADRKLPLYGDNAPAVFSLIPLPEIVAEILGVGVASKKVAERYCRIIARFGSEFELLLNAELPEISQFSPVLGEAVDRIRSGRVIRKPGYDGEFGVIKVFAEGEPLEHMGALGGK; translated from the coding sequence GTGAACTATATCGCGGATCTCCATATCCATTCACCGCATTCACGGGCCACCAGCAAAGCAAGCAGCCTGGCAGGACTTGCCGGCTGGGCCGCAGTCAAGGGGATCAATGTCGTCGGCAGTGGCGACTTTACCCACCCCGCCTGGATCAATAGCCTGAAAGAAGAGCTTGAACCGGCGGAGCCCGGTTTTCTTCGGCTCAAACAAGGGCGCGTCGCGCCTGGGGCACTGCCTGACGTGGCAGCTTCCCCGGCAGACGTCCGGTTTCTCCTTTCCGCCGAGGTAAGCTGCATCTACAAACGCGCAGGCAAGGTGCGCAAGGTCCATAACCTCCTTTATGTGCCGGATGTTGCATCGGCAGAGCGGGTCAACTCCCGGCTGGCAGCAATCGGCAATGTGGTATCCGATGGTCGCCCGATTCTGGGGCTGGACTCGCGCGATCTGCTGGAGATCCTCCTGGAAGAGGCGCCGGATGGGGTCCTGGTCCCTGCCCATATCTGGACGCCGTGGTTCTCCATTTTCGGCTCAAAGTCAGGGTTCGACTCTGTAGAGGAATGTTTCGGCGACCTGGCCCATCATGTCTTTGCCCTTGAGACCGGCCTCTCTTCCGATCCGGCAATGAACCGGCTCATCTCCCGGCTCGACCGGTTTTCTCTGATCTCAAATTCCGACTGTCATTCCCCCCAGAAGCTGGGTCGCGAGGCCAATCTCTTTACTACCGGCTTTGACTACTTTTCCCTCTGGCAGGCCGTCAGAGAGAATAGCCGAAAAACCTTTGCCGCCACGATCGAGTTTTTCCCGGAAGAGGGTAAGTACCATGCCGACGGTCACCGGGAGTGCAAGGTCTGTCTGGAGCCGCACGAATCACGGCGCGCCAATGGCATCTGTCCAGTTTGCGGCAGGGGCTTGACCATCGGGGTGCAGCATCGGCTTCTGGAACTGGCGGATCGAAAGCTTCCGCTTTATGGAGATAATGCCCCGGCAGTATTCAGTCTGATACCTTTGCCGGAAATAGTTGCCGAGATCCTGGGGGTAGGGGTCGCTTCAAAAAAAGTGGCTGAGCGCTACTGCCGGATTATAGCCCGGTTCGGCTCCGAGTTCGAGCTGCTGCTCAATGCGGAACTTCCCGAAATCAGCCAGTTTTCTCCGGTGCTTGGCGAGGCGGTCGACCGGATCAGAAGCGGCAGGGTGATCAGGAAACCTGGTTATGACGGCGAATTCGGCGTTATCAAGGTCTTTGCCGAAGGTGAGCCGCTGGAGCATATGGGGGCACTTGGAGGAAAATAA